The Malus sylvestris chromosome 12, drMalSylv7.2, whole genome shotgun sequence genome contains a region encoding:
- the LOC126593973 gene encoding uncharacterized protein LOC126593973 isoform X3: MAYNSSSSSTSIPLPTLPDVSTFLKIKLDPTNYPLWQAPMLTLLRSRNLVSYVDGTSKCPPAFLKDDEGIFTDTVNPEFEAWIQQDAMVMSWIKSSVHPTVLGALIGKTSSHSAWICLRERYDLQSTGRLLQLRSELMNTHRGDSSIAEFLGRVNCLSETLSLSGAPVSESDIVAIVLNNVGPAYESTVASAQARDEAISYSVLEALLLSAERSQEMDTVFSDDTGPTALAAACGGCPGTFRGCGEGYGGTSASSRMAYIPTHKRHLKESERTLLTSELLASQLKKNLNVNPCNMSNVDGTGRIVYADHPTHRWCAVALDDENQFPSSVNLEPVTLESAEPKIGNKFLALINTSIDNEGGEVKLNTRRSLGASIAENVLEDLVSSFEHMRNEMKCAKLTEVNPTLVARVGKVLFRRVPSVSIESIRRNLCPEILKRWGRSFYPNVPVSYKERIVNEVVPQIGVDFEEEEDIYELQLSDSTSPDPTLSCKCRVMKEHGTLQLYEGLYPETCIEMSTFFQIKLKPVRKMVMDISCTTKNLDLRLMLCTKRLVTDLTDDEMQSITDLVNSAILDPEVKGGLRWPLGKESSGDKYKVLRVWHVRANTYRNSSLRLKVKHYDRFDFRTLTGEASWVASLVLENVMSKLREENVEVSSVYEMLKENMQFIWDNFLSCESFLT; the protein is encoded by the exons atggcGTATAATTCTTCCAGCTCTTCCACCTCCATTCCTCTCCCTACCCTACCTGATGTTTCCACCTTCCTTAAGATTAAACTTGACCCTACCAATTACCCTCTCTGGCAAGCCCCGATGCTTACCTTGCTTCGTAGCAGGAATCTCGTCTCCTATGTTGATGGCACTAGCAAATGTCCTCCTGCCTTTCTCAAAGATGATGAGGGCATTTTTACTGATACTGTGAATCCGGAGTTTGAAGCATGGATTCAACAAGATGCTATGGTTATGTCCTGGATCAAGAGCTCTGTTCATCCCACTGTGTTGGGTGCCCTAATCGGGAAAACCAGTTCTCATTCTGCATGGATCTGTCTGCGCGAACGCTATGATTTGCAGTCCACTGGCCGTCTTCTTCAACTTCGCAGTGAGTTGATGAACACCCACCGTGGTGACTCCTCCATTGCTGAGTTTCTCGGTCGTGTCAATTGCCTTTCTGAGACTCTCTCCTTATCCGGTGCTCCTGTTTCTGAGTCAGATATTGTTGCCATTGTTCTCAACAATGTTGGTCCTGCATATGAAAGCACCGTGGCTTCTGCTCAGGCTCGTGATGAAGCCATATCTTACAGTGTTTTGGAGGCCCTTCTGCTCAGCGCTGAGCGCAGTCAAGAGATGGATACTGTCTTCTCTGATGATACTGGACCTACTGCTCTCGCTGCTGCTTGTGGCGGTTGTCCTGGTACCTTTCGTGGTTGTGGCGAAGGCTATGGAG GCACAAGTGCTAGTTCTAGAATGGCTTACATTCCAACACACAAGCGGCACTTGAAGGAATCGGAGAGGACATTGCTGACATCAGAGCTGCTTGCTTCACAATTGAAGAAAAACTTAAATGTCAATCCATGTAACATGTCTAATGTGGATGGGACTGGAAGAATAGTTTATGCAGACCATCCTACACATAGATGGTGTGCCGTTGCTTTGGATGACGAGAACCAGTTTCCATCTTCTGTTAATCTTGAACCTGTTACCTTGGAGTCTGCTGAGCCGAAAATTGGAAATAAATTTCTAGCTTTGATCAATACTAGTATAGATAACG AAGGCGGTGAGGTGAAATTGAATACGCGAAGGAGCCTTGGGGCATCTATAGCAGAAAATGTGCTGGAAGACTTAGTTTCTTCTTTCGAACACATGAGGAATGAAATGAAGTGTGCAAAGCTCACAGAAGTAAATCCTACTTTGGTTGCTAGAGTGGGCAAAGTACTTTTTCGTAG GGTCCCTTCAGTTAGCATCGAATCCATCAGAAGAAATTTGTGTCCTGAAATCTTGAAACGATGGGGGCGATCGTTTTACCCAAATGTTCCTGTTTCATATAAGGAAAGGATTGTGAACGAAGTTGTCCCACAAATTGGAGTTGATTTCGAAGAGGAGGAAGATATATACGAATTACAG TTGTCTGATTCTACGAGTCCAGATCCAACTCTCTCCTGCAAATGTCGGGTAATGAAAGAACATGGAACGCTACAACTCTACGAG GGTTTATATCCTGAGACTTGCATCGAAATGTCAACTTTCTTTCAGATCAAATTGAAACCAGTGCGTAAAATGGTAATGGACATTTCATGCACTACTAAGAATCTGGACCTGAGGCTAATGCTATGCACTAAGAGACTCGTAACTGATCTGACT GATGATGAGATGCAAAGCATTACGGATCTCGTTAATTCTGCGATTCTAGATCCAGAAGTGAAGGGTGGATTGAGATGGCCCCTGGGGAAGGAGTCTTCTGGAGATAAATACAAAGTTCTTAGGGTTTGGCACGTAAGAGCTAATACGTATAGAAATTCATCACTGAGATTGAAAGTAAAACACTATGACCGATTTGATTTTAGAACCCTAACCGGGGAAGCTTCTTGGGTGGCAAGTCTGGTGCTGGAAAACGTAATGTCAAAGTTACGG GAAGAAAATGTCGAAGTCAGCTCGGTTTATGAGATGCTTAAGGAAAATATGCAGTTTATATGGGATAACTTCTTGAGCTGTGAAAGTTTTTTAACCTGA
- the LOC126593973 gene encoding uncharacterized protein LOC126593973 isoform X6 — translation MAYNSSSSSTSIPLPTLPDVSTFLKIKLDPTNYPLWQAPMLTLLRSRNLVSYVDGTSKCPPAFLKDDEGIFTDTVNPEFEAWIQQDAMVMSWIKSSVHPTVLGALIGKTSSHSAWICLRERYDLQSTGRLLQLRSELMNTHRGDSSIAEFLGRVNCLSETLSLSGAPVSESDIVAIVLNNVGPAYESTVASAQARDEAISYSVLEALLLSAERSQEMDTVFSDDTGPTALAAACGGCPGTFRGCGEGYGGIRGGTSASSRMAYIPTHKRHLKESERTLLTSELLASQLKKNLNVNPCNMSNVDGTGRIVYADHPTHRWCAVALDDENQFPSSVNLEPVTLESAEPKIGNKFLALINTSIDNEGGEVKLNTRRSLGASIAENVLEDLVSSFEHMRNEMKCAKLTEVNPTLVARVGKVLFRRVPSVSIESIRRNLCPEILKRWGRSFYPNVPVSYKERIVNEVVPQIGVDFEEEEDIYELQLSDSTSPDPTLSCKCRVMKEHGTLQLYEDDEMQSITDLVNSAILDPEVKGGLRWPLGKESSGDKYKVLRVWHVRANTYRNSSLRLKVKHYDRFDFRTLTGEASWVASLVLENVMSKLREENVEVSSVYEMLKENMQFIWDNFLSCESFLT, via the exons atggcGTATAATTCTTCCAGCTCTTCCACCTCCATTCCTCTCCCTACCCTACCTGATGTTTCCACCTTCCTTAAGATTAAACTTGACCCTACCAATTACCCTCTCTGGCAAGCCCCGATGCTTACCTTGCTTCGTAGCAGGAATCTCGTCTCCTATGTTGATGGCACTAGCAAATGTCCTCCTGCCTTTCTCAAAGATGATGAGGGCATTTTTACTGATACTGTGAATCCGGAGTTTGAAGCATGGATTCAACAAGATGCTATGGTTATGTCCTGGATCAAGAGCTCTGTTCATCCCACTGTGTTGGGTGCCCTAATCGGGAAAACCAGTTCTCATTCTGCATGGATCTGTCTGCGCGAACGCTATGATTTGCAGTCCACTGGCCGTCTTCTTCAACTTCGCAGTGAGTTGATGAACACCCACCGTGGTGACTCCTCCATTGCTGAGTTTCTCGGTCGTGTCAATTGCCTTTCTGAGACTCTCTCCTTATCCGGTGCTCCTGTTTCTGAGTCAGATATTGTTGCCATTGTTCTCAACAATGTTGGTCCTGCATATGAAAGCACCGTGGCTTCTGCTCAGGCTCGTGATGAAGCCATATCTTACAGTGTTTTGGAGGCCCTTCTGCTCAGCGCTGAGCGCAGTCAAGAGATGGATACTGTCTTCTCTGATGATACTGGACCTACTGCTCTCGCTGCTGCTTGTGGCGGTTGTCCTGGTACCTTTCGTGGTTGTGGCGAAGGCTATGGAGGTATTCGTGGTG GCACAAGTGCTAGTTCTAGAATGGCTTACATTCCAACACACAAGCGGCACTTGAAGGAATCGGAGAGGACATTGCTGACATCAGAGCTGCTTGCTTCACAATTGAAGAAAAACTTAAATGTCAATCCATGTAACATGTCTAATGTGGATGGGACTGGAAGAATAGTTTATGCAGACCATCCTACACATAGATGGTGTGCCGTTGCTTTGGATGACGAGAACCAGTTTCCATCTTCTGTTAATCTTGAACCTGTTACCTTGGAGTCTGCTGAGCCGAAAATTGGAAATAAATTTCTAGCTTTGATCAATACTAGTATAGATAACG AAGGCGGTGAGGTGAAATTGAATACGCGAAGGAGCCTTGGGGCATCTATAGCAGAAAATGTGCTGGAAGACTTAGTTTCTTCTTTCGAACACATGAGGAATGAAATGAAGTGTGCAAAGCTCACAGAAGTAAATCCTACTTTGGTTGCTAGAGTGGGCAAAGTACTTTTTCGTAG GGTCCCTTCAGTTAGCATCGAATCCATCAGAAGAAATTTGTGTCCTGAAATCTTGAAACGATGGGGGCGATCGTTTTACCCAAATGTTCCTGTTTCATATAAGGAAAGGATTGTGAACGAAGTTGTCCCACAAATTGGAGTTGATTTCGAAGAGGAGGAAGATATATACGAATTACAG TTGTCTGATTCTACGAGTCCAGATCCAACTCTCTCCTGCAAATGTCGGGTAATGAAAGAACATGGAACGCTACAACTCTACGAG GATGATGAGATGCAAAGCATTACGGATCTCGTTAATTCTGCGATTCTAGATCCAGAAGTGAAGGGTGGATTGAGATGGCCCCTGGGGAAGGAGTCTTCTGGAGATAAATACAAAGTTCTTAGGGTTTGGCACGTAAGAGCTAATACGTATAGAAATTCATCACTGAGATTGAAAGTAAAACACTATGACCGATTTGATTTTAGAACCCTAACCGGGGAAGCTTCTTGGGTGGCAAGTCTGGTGCTGGAAAACGTAATGTCAAAGTTACGG GAAGAAAATGTCGAAGTCAGCTCGGTTTATGAGATGCTTAAGGAAAATATGCAGTTTATATGGGATAACTTCTTGAGCTGTGAAAGTTTTTTAACCTGA
- the LOC126593973 gene encoding uncharacterized protein LOC126593973 isoform X5 produces MAYNSSSSSTSIPLPTLPDVSTFLKIKLDPTNYPLWQAPMLTLLRSRNLVSYVDGTSKCPPAFLKDDEGIFTDTVNPEFEAWIQQDAMVMSWIKSSVHPTVLGALIGKTSSHSAWICLRERYDLQSTGRLLQLRSELMNTHRGDSSIAEFLGRVNCLSETLSLSGAPVSESDIVAIVLNNVGPAYESTVASAQARDEAISYSVLEALLLSAERSQEMDTVFSDDTGPTALAAACGGCPGTFRGCGEGYGGTSASSRMAYIPTHKRHLKESERTLLTSELLASQLKKNLNVNPCNMSNVDGTGRIVYADHPTHRWCAVALDDENQFPSSVNLEPVTLESAEPKIGNKFLALINTSIDNEGGEVKLNTRRSLGASIAENVLEDLVSSFEHMRNEMKCAKLTEVNPTLVARVGKVLFRRVPSVSIESIRRNLCPEILKRWGRSFYPNVPVSYKERIVNEVVPQIGVDFEEEEDIYELQLSDSTSPDPTLSCKCRVMKEHGTLQLYEIKLKPVRKMVMDISCTTKNLDLRLMLCTKRLVTDLTDDEMQSITDLVNSAILDPEVKGGLRWPLGKESSGDKYKVLRVWHVRANTYRNSSLRLKVKHYDRFDFRTLTGEASWVASLVLENVMSKLREENVEVSSVYEMLKENMQFIWDNFLSCESFLT; encoded by the exons atggcGTATAATTCTTCCAGCTCTTCCACCTCCATTCCTCTCCCTACCCTACCTGATGTTTCCACCTTCCTTAAGATTAAACTTGACCCTACCAATTACCCTCTCTGGCAAGCCCCGATGCTTACCTTGCTTCGTAGCAGGAATCTCGTCTCCTATGTTGATGGCACTAGCAAATGTCCTCCTGCCTTTCTCAAAGATGATGAGGGCATTTTTACTGATACTGTGAATCCGGAGTTTGAAGCATGGATTCAACAAGATGCTATGGTTATGTCCTGGATCAAGAGCTCTGTTCATCCCACTGTGTTGGGTGCCCTAATCGGGAAAACCAGTTCTCATTCTGCATGGATCTGTCTGCGCGAACGCTATGATTTGCAGTCCACTGGCCGTCTTCTTCAACTTCGCAGTGAGTTGATGAACACCCACCGTGGTGACTCCTCCATTGCTGAGTTTCTCGGTCGTGTCAATTGCCTTTCTGAGACTCTCTCCTTATCCGGTGCTCCTGTTTCTGAGTCAGATATTGTTGCCATTGTTCTCAACAATGTTGGTCCTGCATATGAAAGCACCGTGGCTTCTGCTCAGGCTCGTGATGAAGCCATATCTTACAGTGTTTTGGAGGCCCTTCTGCTCAGCGCTGAGCGCAGTCAAGAGATGGATACTGTCTTCTCTGATGATACTGGACCTACTGCTCTCGCTGCTGCTTGTGGCGGTTGTCCTGGTACCTTTCGTGGTTGTGGCGAAGGCTATGGAG GCACAAGTGCTAGTTCTAGAATGGCTTACATTCCAACACACAAGCGGCACTTGAAGGAATCGGAGAGGACATTGCTGACATCAGAGCTGCTTGCTTCACAATTGAAGAAAAACTTAAATGTCAATCCATGTAACATGTCTAATGTGGATGGGACTGGAAGAATAGTTTATGCAGACCATCCTACACATAGATGGTGTGCCGTTGCTTTGGATGACGAGAACCAGTTTCCATCTTCTGTTAATCTTGAACCTGTTACCTTGGAGTCTGCTGAGCCGAAAATTGGAAATAAATTTCTAGCTTTGATCAATACTAGTATAGATAACG AAGGCGGTGAGGTGAAATTGAATACGCGAAGGAGCCTTGGGGCATCTATAGCAGAAAATGTGCTGGAAGACTTAGTTTCTTCTTTCGAACACATGAGGAATGAAATGAAGTGTGCAAAGCTCACAGAAGTAAATCCTACTTTGGTTGCTAGAGTGGGCAAAGTACTTTTTCGTAG GGTCCCTTCAGTTAGCATCGAATCCATCAGAAGAAATTTGTGTCCTGAAATCTTGAAACGATGGGGGCGATCGTTTTACCCAAATGTTCCTGTTTCATATAAGGAAAGGATTGTGAACGAAGTTGTCCCACAAATTGGAGTTGATTTCGAAGAGGAGGAAGATATATACGAATTACAG TTGTCTGATTCTACGAGTCCAGATCCAACTCTCTCCTGCAAATGTCGGGTAATGAAAGAACATGGAACGCTACAACTCTACGAG ATCAAATTGAAACCAGTGCGTAAAATGGTAATGGACATTTCATGCACTACTAAGAATCTGGACCTGAGGCTAATGCTATGCACTAAGAGACTCGTAACTGATCTGACT GATGATGAGATGCAAAGCATTACGGATCTCGTTAATTCTGCGATTCTAGATCCAGAAGTGAAGGGTGGATTGAGATGGCCCCTGGGGAAGGAGTCTTCTGGAGATAAATACAAAGTTCTTAGGGTTTGGCACGTAAGAGCTAATACGTATAGAAATTCATCACTGAGATTGAAAGTAAAACACTATGACCGATTTGATTTTAGAACCCTAACCGGGGAAGCTTCTTGGGTGGCAAGTCTGGTGCTGGAAAACGTAATGTCAAAGTTACGG GAAGAAAATGTCGAAGTCAGCTCGGTTTATGAGATGCTTAAGGAAAATATGCAGTTTATATGGGATAACTTCTTGAGCTGTGAAAGTTTTTTAACCTGA
- the LOC126593973 gene encoding uncharacterized protein LOC126593973 isoform X1 encodes MAYNSSSSSTSIPLPTLPDVSTFLKIKLDPTNYPLWQAPMLTLLRSRNLVSYVDGTSKCPPAFLKDDEGIFTDTVNPEFEAWIQQDAMVMSWIKSSVHPTVLGALIGKTSSHSAWICLRERYDLQSTGRLLQLRSELMNTHRGDSSIAEFLGRVNCLSETLSLSGAPVSESDIVAIVLNNVGPAYESTVASAQARDEAISYSVLEALLLSAERSQEMDTVFSDDTGPTALAAACGGCPGTFRGCGEGYGGIRGGTSASSRMAYIPTHKRHLKESERTLLTSELLASQLKKNLNVNPCNMSNVDGTGRIVYADHPTHRWCAVALDDENQFPSSVNLEPVTLESAEPKIGNKFLALINTSIDNEGGEVKLNTRRSLGASIAENVLEDLVSSFEHMRNEMKCAKLTEVNPTLVARVGKVLFRRVPSVSIESIRRNLCPEILKRWGRSFYPNVPVSYKERIVNEVVPQIGVDFEEEEDIYELQLSDSTSPDPTLSCKCRVMKEHGTLQLYEGLYPETCIEMSTFFQIKLKPVRKMVMDISCTTKNLDLRLMLCTKRLVTDLTDDEMQSITDLVNSAILDPEVKGGLRWPLGKESSGDKYKVLRVWHVRANTYRNSSLRLKVKHYDRFDFRTLTGEASWVASLVLENVMSKLREENVEVSSVYEMLKENMQFIWDNFLSCESFLT; translated from the exons atggcGTATAATTCTTCCAGCTCTTCCACCTCCATTCCTCTCCCTACCCTACCTGATGTTTCCACCTTCCTTAAGATTAAACTTGACCCTACCAATTACCCTCTCTGGCAAGCCCCGATGCTTACCTTGCTTCGTAGCAGGAATCTCGTCTCCTATGTTGATGGCACTAGCAAATGTCCTCCTGCCTTTCTCAAAGATGATGAGGGCATTTTTACTGATACTGTGAATCCGGAGTTTGAAGCATGGATTCAACAAGATGCTATGGTTATGTCCTGGATCAAGAGCTCTGTTCATCCCACTGTGTTGGGTGCCCTAATCGGGAAAACCAGTTCTCATTCTGCATGGATCTGTCTGCGCGAACGCTATGATTTGCAGTCCACTGGCCGTCTTCTTCAACTTCGCAGTGAGTTGATGAACACCCACCGTGGTGACTCCTCCATTGCTGAGTTTCTCGGTCGTGTCAATTGCCTTTCTGAGACTCTCTCCTTATCCGGTGCTCCTGTTTCTGAGTCAGATATTGTTGCCATTGTTCTCAACAATGTTGGTCCTGCATATGAAAGCACCGTGGCTTCTGCTCAGGCTCGTGATGAAGCCATATCTTACAGTGTTTTGGAGGCCCTTCTGCTCAGCGCTGAGCGCAGTCAAGAGATGGATACTGTCTTCTCTGATGATACTGGACCTACTGCTCTCGCTGCTGCTTGTGGCGGTTGTCCTGGTACCTTTCGTGGTTGTGGCGAAGGCTATGGAGGTATTCGTGGTG GCACAAGTGCTAGTTCTAGAATGGCTTACATTCCAACACACAAGCGGCACTTGAAGGAATCGGAGAGGACATTGCTGACATCAGAGCTGCTTGCTTCACAATTGAAGAAAAACTTAAATGTCAATCCATGTAACATGTCTAATGTGGATGGGACTGGAAGAATAGTTTATGCAGACCATCCTACACATAGATGGTGTGCCGTTGCTTTGGATGACGAGAACCAGTTTCCATCTTCTGTTAATCTTGAACCTGTTACCTTGGAGTCTGCTGAGCCGAAAATTGGAAATAAATTTCTAGCTTTGATCAATACTAGTATAGATAACG AAGGCGGTGAGGTGAAATTGAATACGCGAAGGAGCCTTGGGGCATCTATAGCAGAAAATGTGCTGGAAGACTTAGTTTCTTCTTTCGAACACATGAGGAATGAAATGAAGTGTGCAAAGCTCACAGAAGTAAATCCTACTTTGGTTGCTAGAGTGGGCAAAGTACTTTTTCGTAG GGTCCCTTCAGTTAGCATCGAATCCATCAGAAGAAATTTGTGTCCTGAAATCTTGAAACGATGGGGGCGATCGTTTTACCCAAATGTTCCTGTTTCATATAAGGAAAGGATTGTGAACGAAGTTGTCCCACAAATTGGAGTTGATTTCGAAGAGGAGGAAGATATATACGAATTACAG TTGTCTGATTCTACGAGTCCAGATCCAACTCTCTCCTGCAAATGTCGGGTAATGAAAGAACATGGAACGCTACAACTCTACGAG GGTTTATATCCTGAGACTTGCATCGAAATGTCAACTTTCTTTCAGATCAAATTGAAACCAGTGCGTAAAATGGTAATGGACATTTCATGCACTACTAAGAATCTGGACCTGAGGCTAATGCTATGCACTAAGAGACTCGTAACTGATCTGACT GATGATGAGATGCAAAGCATTACGGATCTCGTTAATTCTGCGATTCTAGATCCAGAAGTGAAGGGTGGATTGAGATGGCCCCTGGGGAAGGAGTCTTCTGGAGATAAATACAAAGTTCTTAGGGTTTGGCACGTAAGAGCTAATACGTATAGAAATTCATCACTGAGATTGAAAGTAAAACACTATGACCGATTTGATTTTAGAACCCTAACCGGGGAAGCTTCTTGGGTGGCAAGTCTGGTGCTGGAAAACGTAATGTCAAAGTTACGG GAAGAAAATGTCGAAGTCAGCTCGGTTTATGAGATGCTTAAGGAAAATATGCAGTTTATATGGGATAACTTCTTGAGCTGTGAAAGTTTTTTAACCTGA
- the LOC126593973 gene encoding uncharacterized protein LOC126593973 isoform X4: MAYNSSSSSTSIPLPTLPDVSTFLKIKLDPTNYPLWQAPMLTLLRSRNLVSYVDGTSKCPPAFLKDDEGIFTDTVNPEFEAWIQQDAMVMSWIKSSVHPTVLGALIGKTSSHSAWICLRERYDLQSTGRLLQLRSELMNTHRGDSSIAEFLGRVNCLSETLSLSGAPVSESDIVAIVLNNVGPAYESTVASAQARDEAISYSVLEALLLSAERSQEMDTVFSDDTGPTALAAACGGCPGTFRGCGEGYGGIRGGTSASSRMAYIPTHKRHLKESERTLLTSELLASQLKKNLNVNPCNMSNVDGTGRIVYADHPTHRWCAVALDDENQFPSSVNLEPVTLESAEPKIGNKFLALINTSIDNEGGEVKLNTRRSLGASIAENVLEDLVSSFEHMRNEMKCAKLTEVNPTLVARVGKVLFRRVPSVSIESIRRNLCPEILKRWGRSFYPNVPVSYKERIVNEVVPQIGVDFEEEEDIYELQLSDSTSPDPTLSCKCRVMKEHGTLQLYEIKLKPVRKMVMDISCTTKNLDLRLMLCTKRLVTDLTDDEMQSITDLVNSAILDPEVKGGLRWPLGKESSGDKYKVLRVWHVRANTYRNSSLRLKVKHYDRFDFRTLTGEASWVASLVLENVMSKLREENVEVSSVYEMLKENMQFIWDNFLSCESFLT, from the exons atggcGTATAATTCTTCCAGCTCTTCCACCTCCATTCCTCTCCCTACCCTACCTGATGTTTCCACCTTCCTTAAGATTAAACTTGACCCTACCAATTACCCTCTCTGGCAAGCCCCGATGCTTACCTTGCTTCGTAGCAGGAATCTCGTCTCCTATGTTGATGGCACTAGCAAATGTCCTCCTGCCTTTCTCAAAGATGATGAGGGCATTTTTACTGATACTGTGAATCCGGAGTTTGAAGCATGGATTCAACAAGATGCTATGGTTATGTCCTGGATCAAGAGCTCTGTTCATCCCACTGTGTTGGGTGCCCTAATCGGGAAAACCAGTTCTCATTCTGCATGGATCTGTCTGCGCGAACGCTATGATTTGCAGTCCACTGGCCGTCTTCTTCAACTTCGCAGTGAGTTGATGAACACCCACCGTGGTGACTCCTCCATTGCTGAGTTTCTCGGTCGTGTCAATTGCCTTTCTGAGACTCTCTCCTTATCCGGTGCTCCTGTTTCTGAGTCAGATATTGTTGCCATTGTTCTCAACAATGTTGGTCCTGCATATGAAAGCACCGTGGCTTCTGCTCAGGCTCGTGATGAAGCCATATCTTACAGTGTTTTGGAGGCCCTTCTGCTCAGCGCTGAGCGCAGTCAAGAGATGGATACTGTCTTCTCTGATGATACTGGACCTACTGCTCTCGCTGCTGCTTGTGGCGGTTGTCCTGGTACCTTTCGTGGTTGTGGCGAAGGCTATGGAGGTATTCGTGGTG GCACAAGTGCTAGTTCTAGAATGGCTTACATTCCAACACACAAGCGGCACTTGAAGGAATCGGAGAGGACATTGCTGACATCAGAGCTGCTTGCTTCACAATTGAAGAAAAACTTAAATGTCAATCCATGTAACATGTCTAATGTGGATGGGACTGGAAGAATAGTTTATGCAGACCATCCTACACATAGATGGTGTGCCGTTGCTTTGGATGACGAGAACCAGTTTCCATCTTCTGTTAATCTTGAACCTGTTACCTTGGAGTCTGCTGAGCCGAAAATTGGAAATAAATTTCTAGCTTTGATCAATACTAGTATAGATAACG AAGGCGGTGAGGTGAAATTGAATACGCGAAGGAGCCTTGGGGCATCTATAGCAGAAAATGTGCTGGAAGACTTAGTTTCTTCTTTCGAACACATGAGGAATGAAATGAAGTGTGCAAAGCTCACAGAAGTAAATCCTACTTTGGTTGCTAGAGTGGGCAAAGTACTTTTTCGTAG GGTCCCTTCAGTTAGCATCGAATCCATCAGAAGAAATTTGTGTCCTGAAATCTTGAAACGATGGGGGCGATCGTTTTACCCAAATGTTCCTGTTTCATATAAGGAAAGGATTGTGAACGAAGTTGTCCCACAAATTGGAGTTGATTTCGAAGAGGAGGAAGATATATACGAATTACAG TTGTCTGATTCTACGAGTCCAGATCCAACTCTCTCCTGCAAATGTCGGGTAATGAAAGAACATGGAACGCTACAACTCTACGAG ATCAAATTGAAACCAGTGCGTAAAATGGTAATGGACATTTCATGCACTACTAAGAATCTGGACCTGAGGCTAATGCTATGCACTAAGAGACTCGTAACTGATCTGACT GATGATGAGATGCAAAGCATTACGGATCTCGTTAATTCTGCGATTCTAGATCCAGAAGTGAAGGGTGGATTGAGATGGCCCCTGGGGAAGGAGTCTTCTGGAGATAAATACAAAGTTCTTAGGGTTTGGCACGTAAGAGCTAATACGTATAGAAATTCATCACTGAGATTGAAAGTAAAACACTATGACCGATTTGATTTTAGAACCCTAACCGGGGAAGCTTCTTGGGTGGCAAGTCTGGTGCTGGAAAACGTAATGTCAAAGTTACGG GAAGAAAATGTCGAAGTCAGCTCGGTTTATGAGATGCTTAAGGAAAATATGCAGTTTATATGGGATAACTTCTTGAGCTGTGAAAGTTTTTTAACCTGA